In the Hordeum vulgare subsp. vulgare chromosome 7H, MorexV3_pseudomolecules_assembly, whole genome shotgun sequence genome, one interval contains:
- the LOC123409791 gene encoding uncharacterized protein LOC123409791 → MAELQGSKPTSWWRRFRWLYAARCTLACVVTVVAVVVIVRAVVVMLRPEKLQLKLAGGRVAVDYIPSLPPPGNVVVLTFVLRANNPGGRATIVYANVTVRLTDASALAAKITEFDLPDPIEVAQRTMREASTKVVLEPPEDLPMRYVHALYEGRGVPGAEMELTGILSSHVGVAMATTSVVVTTYYCWPVTIAVGAPDSAADVTCFDKRDAPAHV, encoded by the coding sequence ATGGCCGAGCTGCAGGGGAGCAAGCCGACGAGCTGGTGGAGGAGGTTCCGGTGGCTATACGCGGCGCGGTGCACGTTAGCGTGCGTGGTCACAGTGGTGGCGGTGGTAGTGATCGTCCGGGCGGTGGTTGTGATGCTCCGCCCGGAGAAGCTCCAActgaagctcgccggcggccgcgtGGCTGTCGACTACATCCCGTCGCTGCCGCCGCCGGGCAACGTCGTGGTGCTCACGTTCGTCCTAAGGGCCAACAACCCCGGTGGGCGCGCCACCATTGTTTACGCCAACGTCACCGTCCGGCTCACGGACGCGTCGGCGTTGGCAGCGAAGATCACCGAGTTCGACCTGCCGGATCCCATCGAGGTGGCGCAGCGGACAATGCGCGAGGCGAGCACGAAAGTGGTGCTGGAGCCGCCGGAGGACCTGCCGATGCGGTACGTGCACGCACTCTACGAGGGGCGCGGCGTGCCCGGCGCGGAGATGGAGCTGACCGGGATCTTGTCCAGCCACGTGGGCGTGGCGATGGCCACCACCAGCGTCGTCGTCACCACGTACTACTGCTGGCCGGTGACCATCGCCGTCGGCGCTCCGGACTCCGCCGCCGACGTGACCTGCTTCGACAAGCGGGACGCGCCGGCCCATGTGTGA